One window of the Sparus aurata chromosome 17, fSpaAur1.1, whole genome shotgun sequence genome contains the following:
- the LOC115566750 gene encoding C-type lectin domain family 4 member M isoform X2, which produces MFSMDDFYKSGEVEEDGWNLMSSGGRSNHGWRSQSSVCWVGATALCLGLLLLTVIMVAHNTSAINQWDSKYTDLIHVLTKGRDELRDERDQLKIQSSNLTQELEALRSQYNDVVDSRDKLQEDIKNLHRNRTGARKDCQQKGADLVIITTRDEMDFVKSSFAITWIGLSRHEHEDKWKWVDGTFLDGDGFWQDGEPNNSDGEEDCVELSRSATAWNDVHCNQKFSWVCED; this is translated from the exons ATGTTCAGCATGGATGACTTCTA CAAATCGGGGGAGGTTGAAGAAGATGGCTGGAATCTGATGTCTTCTGGCGGAAGATCAAATCATGGATGGCGTTCTCAGAGTTCAG TGTGTTGGGTTGGAGCTACTGCACTGTGTCTGGGGCTTCTTCTGCTCACTGTGATCATGGTGGCCCACA ATACCAGTGCCATCAATCAGTGGGACTCAAAGTACACAGACCTGATTCACGTGCTCACTAAAGGCAGAGACGAACTGAGAGACGAGCGAGACCAACTGAAGATTCAATCCAGCAACCTGACACAAGAGTTGGAGGCCCTGCGGAGCCAGTACAACGATGTGGTTGACAGTCGAGATAAGTTACAAGAGGACATCAAAAACTTACATCGCAACAGAACAG GCGCCAGAAAAGACTGTCAACAGAAAGGAGCGGACCTGGTGATAATAACCACGAGAGACGAGATGGATTTTGTCAAGAGCAGTTTTGCTATAACCTGGATCGGTCTGTCTCGCCACGAGCATGAGGACAAATGGAAGTGGGTGGATGGAACCTTCCTGGATGGTGATGGATTCTGGCAAGACGGGGAGCCCAATAATTCTGATGGGGAAGAGGACTGTGTGGAGCTCTCACGTTCGGCAACAGCATGGAATGACGTGCATTGTAATCAAAAATTTTCATGGGTGTGTGAGGATTGA
- the mal2 gene encoding protein MAL2: MSEPATNPAATSFPAPTISLPLGLEVLRTYSGVLVCLEIIFGALVWILVASSNVPVPLLQGWVMFVSVTAFVLSSAYLTLLLTGLADRISTDWNFLDVFYHFMALLFYFAAFVLEAATTAANGGAHIKPLINSTEAVLCITYPRGNIFTVLDDRQYSINVAATIFAFVVTLCYGCSMVMGFKRWRM; the protein is encoded by the exons aTGTCGGAACCAGCCACTAACCCCGCCGCCACCTCGTTCCCGGCGCCAACTATTTCTCTACCTTTGGGCCTGGAGGTGCTGAGGACTTACTCTGGAGTCCTCGTCTGTTTAGAAATA ATATTTGGTGCTCTGGTATGGATCCTGGTTGCCTCCTCCAACGTGCCCGTGCCTCTGCTGCAGGGCTGGGTGATGTTTGTCTCCGTCACCGCGTTCGTCCTGTCCTCCGCCTACCTCACGCTTCTCCTCACTGGCCTGGCTGACCGCATCAGCACAGACTGGAATTTCCTG gaTGTGTTTTACCATTTCATGGCTCTGCTTTTCTACTTTGCTGCCTTCGTGTTGGAGGCAGCGACTACAGCAGCTAATGGAGGAGCCCACATCAAGCCCCTGATTAACAGCACTGAAGCGGTCTTGTGTATAACCTACCCAAGGGGCAATATATTCACAGTCCTGGATGATAGGCAATACAGTATTAATGTGGCAGCCACG ATATTTGCCTTTGTGGTGACACTATGCTACGGCTGCAGTATGGTGATGGGCTTCAAGAGGTGGAGGATGTAA
- the LOC115566750 gene encoding CD209 antigen-like protein D isoform X1: MFSMDDFYKSGEVEEDGWNLMSSGGRSNHGWRSQSSVCWVGATALCLGLLLLTVIMVAHNTSAINQWDSKYTDLIHVLTKGRDELRDERDQLKIQSSNLTQELEALRSQYNDVVDSRDKLQEDIKNLHRNRTDKSCKPGWLKFNNKCYFVSPCGTSKTWEGARKDCQQKGADLVIITTRDEMDFVKSSFAITWIGLSRHEHEDKWKWVDGTFLDGDGFWQDGEPNNSDGEEDCVELSRSATAWNDVHCNQKFSWVCED, from the exons ATGTTCAGCATGGATGACTTCTA CAAATCGGGGGAGGTTGAAGAAGATGGCTGGAATCTGATGTCTTCTGGCGGAAGATCAAATCATGGATGGCGTTCTCAGAGTTCAG TGTGTTGGGTTGGAGCTACTGCACTGTGTCTGGGGCTTCTTCTGCTCACTGTGATCATGGTGGCCCACA ATACCAGTGCCATCAATCAGTGGGACTCAAAGTACACAGACCTGATTCACGTGCTCACTAAAGGCAGAGACGAACTGAGAGACGAGCGAGACCAACTGAAGATTCAATCCAGCAACCTGACACAAGAGTTGGAGGCCCTGCGGAGCCAGTACAACGATGTGGTTGACAGTCGAGATAAGTTACAAGAGGACATCAAAAACTTACATCGCAACAGAACAG ATAAATCTTGCAAGCCTGGATGGCTGAAATTCAACAACAAGTGCTACTTTGTCTCTCCATGTGGAACATCTAAAACCTGGGAAGGCGCCAGAAAAGACTGTCAACAGAAAGGAGCGGACCTGGTGATAATAACCACGAGAGACGAGATGGATTTTGTCAAGAGCAGTTTTGCTATAACCTGGATCGGTCTGTCTCGCCACGAGCATGAGGACAAATGGAAGTGGGTGGATGGAACCTTCCTGGATGGTGATGGATTCTGGCAAGACGGGGAGCCCAATAATTCTGATGGGGAAGAGGACTGTGTGGAGCTCTCACGTTCGGCAACAGCATGGAATGACGTGCATTGTAATCAAAAATTTTCATGGGTGTGTGAGGATTGA